A genome region from Columba livia isolate bColLiv1 breed racing homer chromosome 2, bColLiv1.pat.W.v2, whole genome shotgun sequence includes the following:
- the PRL gene encoding prolactin, giving the protein MSNKGASLKGLLLVVLLVSNMLLTKEGVTSLPVCPNGSANCQVSLEELFDRAVKLSHYIHFLSSEIFNEFDERYAQGRGFITKAVNGCHTSSLTTPEDKEQAQQIHHEDLLNLVLGVLRSWNDPLIHLASEVQRIKEAPDTILWKAVEIEEQNKRLLEGMERIVGRVHTGEIGNEVYSRWEGLPSLQLPDEDSRLFAFYNLLHCLRRDSHKIDNYLKLLKCRLIHDSNC; this is encoded by the exons ATGAGTAACAAGGGGGCTTCGCTGAAAG GTTTGTTATTGGTTGTCCTTCTGGTGTCCAACATGCTCCTGACAAAAGAAGGAGTGACGTCCTTGCCAGTCTGCCCCAATGGATCTGCCAATTGCCAAGTTTCCCTTGAAGAACTTTTTGATCGAGCAGTTAAACTTTCACACTACATCCACTTCCTCTCTTCAGAAATATTCAATGAATTT GATGAACGCTATGCTCAGGGCCGGGGTTTTATTACAAAAGCTGTTAATGGCTGCCACACTTCCTCCTTAACCACTCCTGAAGATAAGGAGCAAGCTCAGCAGATTCAT CATGAAGACCTACTGAATTTAGTACTGGGAGTGCTGCGCTCCTGGAACGATCCCCTGATCCATCTGGCCTCTGAAGTACAAAGAATCAAAGAAGCTCCAGACACGATCCTCTGGAAGGCTGTAGAGattgaagaacaaaacaagcGGCTTCTAGAAGGAATGGAAAGAATAGTTGGGCGG GTTCATACTGGTGAGATTGGAAATGAAGTTTACTCTCGGTGGGAAGGCCTTCCATCCCTGCAACTCCCTGATGAGGACTCCAGACTCTTTGCCTTTTACAACCTGCTGCATTGCCTCCGCCGAGACTCTCACAAAATTGACAACTATCTCAAGCTTCTGAAGTGCCGCCTAATCCACGATAGCAATTGTTAA